In one window of Stigmatopora argus isolate UIUO_Sarg chromosome 19, RoL_Sarg_1.0, whole genome shotgun sequence DNA:
- the LOC144064624 gene encoding terminal nucleotidyltransferase 5A-like yields the protein METLKMDDHDMSVLNWEQVQRLDAILTGSIPIHGRWSFPTLEVKPRDIVKAVRGRMERAQIRVREVRLNGSAASYVLHEDSGLGWNDLDLIFCAELKGEKEFQIVKDLVLDCLMDLLPEEVNKDKITPLTLKEAYVQKMVKVCNDSDRWSLISLYNNRGKNVELKFVDSLRRQFEFSVDSFQIRLDSLLLFYECSEHPMTPAFHPTILGESVYGDFPVALDHLRKRLICTRSPEEIRGGGLLKYCHLLVRGFRAVSDSEMKLLQRYMCSRFFIDFSDVGDQRRKLESFLQNHFVDLEDRKYDYLAVLYKVVQESTVCLMGYELSRTLGLISSLAWRALAERNALPNAANVTCFYQPAPYVSNCNFSNYYVARVQPLFSCPPSPPQHYIPPSQHPMHATWLPCN from the exons ATGGAAACTTTGAAGATGGATGACCATGACATGAGCGTCCTGAATTGGGAGCAAGTGCAGCGGCTGGATGCCATCCTGACCGGTTCCATCCCCATCCACGGCCGCTGGAGCTTCCCCACGTTAGAGGTGAAGCCGCGAGACATCGTCAAGGCGGTCCGCGGCCGCATGGAGCGGGCGCAGATCCGCGTTCGCGAGGTGCGCCTCAATGGATCGGCCGCCAGCTACGTCTTGCACGAGGACAGTGGCCTGGGATGGAACGACTTGGACCTCATCTTTTGCGCGGAACTCAAGGGCGAGAAGGAGTTCCAGATTGTCAAGGATTTGGTCTTGGACTGTCTGATGGATTTGTTGCCAGAAGAAGTGAACAAGGACAAGATCACACCGCTTACCTTAAAG GAGGCTTACGTGCAAAAGATGGTTAAGGTGTGCAACGACTCGGATCGCTGGAGCCTCATCTCGCTGTACAACAACCGCGGCAAGAACGTGGAGCTCAAGTTTGTGGACTCCCTGCGCCGGCAGTTCGAGTTCAGCGTGGACTCTTTCCAAATCCGCTTGGACTCGCTGCTGCTCTTTTACGAGTGTTCGGAGCACCCCATGACGCCCGCCTTCCACCCCACTATCCTCGGCGAGAGCGTCTACGGCGACTTCCCCGTCGCCCTGGACCACCTGCGCAAGCGCCTGATCTGCACCAGGAGCCCCGAGGAGATCCGGGGCGGCGGGCTGCTCAAGTACTGCCACCTGCTGGTGCGGGGTTTCCGCGCGGTCTCCGACTCGGAGATGAAACTCTTGCAGCGCTACATGTGCTCGCGCTTCTTCATCGACTTCTCCGACGTGGGCGACCAGAGGCGGAAGCTGGAGTCCTTCCTGCAGAACCACTTTGTGGACCTGGAGGACAGGAAGTACGACTACCTGGCCGTGCTGTACAAGGTGGTTCAGGAGAGCACGGTGTGCCTGATGGGCTACGAGTTGAGCCGGACGCTGGGCCTCATCTCCTCGCTGGCATGGCGCGCCTTGGCCGAACGCAACGCGCTCCCCAACGCCGCCAACGTCACTTGCTTTTACCAGCCCGCCCCGTACGTGTCCAACTGCAACTTCAGCAACTACTACGTGGCCCGGGTCCAGCCCCTGTTCTCCTGCCCACCCTCGCCACCCCAGCACTACATTCCTCCTTCACAGCACCCCATGCACGCCACTTGGCTACCCTGTAACTAG